In Nonomuraea muscovyensis, the following proteins share a genomic window:
- a CDS encoding ABC transporter permease — protein sequence MTRLRGKLGDRLLHAYTWLIIAWLSSPIAVMILFGFNDKKSKSNTSWQGFTLRWYQELFGISDLTTALFNSIYIAVASTVVTVVIGTMLGLALGRHRFKGRGVTNFLVFAAISTPELVMGASLLSLFVSANLPRDALTITIAHVLFSLSFVTVTVRARVVTLDPSLEEAARDLGATGWGTFRQVTLPAIMPGVAAGAMLAFALSIDDYVVTSFVNGSTITFPLWIIGSVKTGIPPQVNVMGTLIFGIGVLIAIANAVVARRRT from the coding sequence ATGACCAGACTGCGCGGGAAACTCGGCGACCGGCTGCTGCACGCCTACACCTGGCTGATCATCGCCTGGCTGTCGTCACCGATCGCCGTGATGATCCTGTTCGGGTTCAACGACAAGAAGAGCAAGTCCAACACGAGCTGGCAGGGCTTCACGCTGCGGTGGTACCAGGAGCTGTTCGGCATCTCCGACCTCACCACGGCCCTGTTCAACTCCATCTACATCGCGGTGGCCAGCACGGTCGTCACCGTCGTGATCGGCACGATGCTCGGGCTGGCGCTCGGCCGGCACCGCTTCAAGGGCCGGGGCGTGACCAACTTCCTGGTCTTCGCCGCCATCTCCACGCCCGAGTTGGTCATGGGCGCCTCGCTGCTGTCGCTGTTCGTCTCCGCCAACCTGCCGCGCGACGCCCTGACGATCACGATCGCGCACGTGCTGTTCTCGCTGTCGTTCGTCACGGTGACCGTACGGGCCCGCGTCGTCACGCTCGACCCGTCGCTGGAGGAGGCGGCCCGCGACCTGGGCGCCACCGGCTGGGGGACGTTCCGCCAGGTGACGCTGCCGGCGATCATGCCGGGCGTGGCGGCGGGCGCGATGCTGGCCTTCGCCCTGTCGATCGACGACTACGTGGTCACCAGCTTCGTCAACGGCTCGACCATCACCTTCCCGCTGTGGATCATCGGCTCCGTCAAGACGGGCATCCCGCCGCAGGTCAACGTCATGGGAACGCTCATCTTCGGTATCGGGGTGCTCATCGCGATCGCCAACGCGGTCGTGGCGCGCCGTCGCACCTAG
- a CDS encoding ABC transporter permease: MRRLTPYLLALPAWMWLAIFLVVPMAAMASVSLQTGNAIDGFAMTFSVSNYTDTLSRYSTQLVRSLVYGGAATVAMLLIGYPVAYWIAFKGGHRKSMYLFLLLLPFFVSFVLRTISWGFLLADDGILFGTLKGWGVLPADFHVLATAFAVIAGLTYNWLPFMILPIYVALERVDPRVVEAAQDLYASRTAAFRRVVLPLSLPGVFAGVLMTFVPATADPVNAQVLGGTSNTMIGNIIQTTYLTNLQYPTASALSFTLMAMLLVGIFAYARALGTENVLEAAAR; encoded by the coding sequence ATGAGGCGCCTCACCCCGTACCTGCTGGCGCTGCCGGCCTGGATGTGGCTGGCGATCTTCCTGGTGGTGCCGATGGCCGCCATGGCCTCGGTGTCGCTGCAGACCGGCAACGCCATCGACGGCTTCGCCATGACCTTCAGCGTCTCCAACTACACCGACACGCTGAGCCGCTACAGCACCCAGCTCGTGCGCTCCCTGGTGTACGGCGGCGCCGCCACGGTGGCGATGCTGCTGATCGGCTACCCGGTGGCCTACTGGATCGCCTTCAAGGGCGGCCACCGCAAGTCGATGTACCTGTTCCTGCTGCTGCTGCCGTTCTTCGTGTCGTTCGTGCTGCGGACGATCTCGTGGGGCTTCCTGCTGGCCGACGACGGCATCCTGTTCGGGACGCTGAAGGGCTGGGGGGTGCTGCCCGCCGACTTCCACGTGCTGGCCACGGCGTTCGCGGTGATCGCGGGGCTGACCTACAACTGGCTCCCGTTCATGATCCTGCCGATCTACGTGGCGCTGGAGCGGGTGGACCCGCGCGTCGTGGAGGCGGCGCAGGACCTGTACGCCTCCCGCACGGCGGCCTTCCGGCGGGTGGTGCTGCCCCTGTCGCTGCCCGGGGTGTTCGCCGGGGTGCTCATGACCTTCGTGCCCGCCACGGCCGACCCGGTCAACGCCCAGGTGCTCGGCGGCACGTCCAACACCATGATCGGCAACATCATCCAGACCACCTACCTGACGAACCTGCAGTACCCGACGGCCTCGGCGCTGTCGTTCACGCTCATGGCGATGCTGCTCGTCGGCATCTTCGCCTACGCCAGAGCGCTCGGCACCGAGAACGTGCTGGAGGCGGCGGCGCGATGA
- a CDS encoding polyamine ABC transporter substrate-binding protein codes for MNHQHDPALLRGMTQPRTRREAFRIAGFSAAGLALAACGVEGQKAAPPKTDAVQDFWAKQTKHGKVVFANWPEYMPEDQAPLKQFQKETGIAYEYKEVIQENAEFFGKADPVLRAGQSLGYDIVVMTNGIQLQHMIELGYCVPLDHSKLPNFAANAGAAYKKRAYDPNNTYTIPYTSGVTGIAYNTKYVKDDLKSINALFDPKYKGRVGMMADAQEIANFGMIALGVAPEDSTEADWQKAGEKLKAQRDAGIVRKYYDQSYIDAVSKGDIWISMAWSGDVFQRQLAGEPVEFYVPEEGGTIWTDNMLIPKGAANPVDALMLMDFLYKPAIAAELDEFIQFITPVPAVQDILREKAAKATGEDKKALEEMVSSPLMFPTEADYAKLHSYTKLTTAQEQVFNPIFQSITQA; via the coding sequence ATGAACCACCAGCACGACCCCGCTCTGCTGCGGGGCATGACGCAGCCCCGCACCCGCCGCGAGGCCTTCCGGATCGCCGGTTTCTCCGCCGCGGGCCTGGCCCTGGCCGCCTGTGGTGTGGAGGGGCAGAAGGCGGCGCCGCCGAAGACCGACGCGGTGCAGGACTTCTGGGCCAAGCAGACCAAGCACGGCAAGGTGGTCTTCGCCAACTGGCCGGAGTACATGCCCGAGGACCAGGCGCCGCTGAAGCAGTTCCAGAAGGAGACCGGCATCGCCTACGAGTACAAGGAGGTCATCCAGGAGAACGCCGAGTTCTTCGGCAAGGCCGACCCCGTGCTCCGCGCCGGCCAGTCGCTGGGCTACGACATCGTCGTCATGACCAACGGCATCCAGCTCCAGCACATGATCGAGCTGGGCTACTGCGTGCCGCTGGACCACTCCAAGCTGCCGAACTTCGCGGCCAACGCCGGGGCCGCGTACAAGAAGCGGGCCTACGACCCGAACAACACCTACACGATCCCCTACACCTCGGGTGTGACGGGCATCGCGTACAACACCAAGTACGTCAAGGACGACCTCAAGAGCATCAACGCGCTCTTCGACCCGAAGTACAAGGGCCGGGTCGGGATGATGGCCGACGCCCAGGAGATCGCGAACTTCGGCATGATCGCGCTCGGGGTCGCGCCGGAGGACTCGACCGAGGCCGACTGGCAGAAGGCCGGGGAGAAGCTCAAGGCCCAGCGCGACGCCGGAATCGTCCGGAAATATTACGACCAGTCGTACATCGACGCGGTGTCGAAGGGCGACATCTGGATCAGCATGGCGTGGTCGGGCGACGTCTTCCAGCGCCAGCTCGCGGGCGAGCCGGTCGAGTTCTACGTGCCCGAGGAGGGGGGCACCATCTGGACCGACAACATGCTCATCCCGAAGGGCGCCGCGAACCCGGTCGACGCGCTCATGCTCATGGACTTCCTGTACAAGCCGGCCATCGCCGCCGAGCTGGACGAGTTCATCCAGTTCATCACCCCGGTGCCGGCCGTGCAGGACATCCTCAGGGAGAAGGCCGCCAAGGCCACCGGCGAGGACAAGAAGGCGCTGGAGGAGATGGTCTCCAGCCCGCTCATGTTCCCGACCGAGGCCGACTACGCCAAGCTGCACAGCTACACCAAGCTGACCACGGCACAGGAGCAGGTCTTCAACCCGATCTTCCAGTCGATCACGCAGGCGTAG
- a CDS encoding ABC transporter ATP-binding protein: MAELNAIELEGVVKEYVSHGEAVQAVKGVTLDIAEGEFFSLLGPSGCGKTTTMRMIAGFEEPTQGVVRLRGQDVTNVPPNKRDVNMVFQSYALFPHMNVWDNVAFGLRQRRTPQEEIKRRVGEMLEIVDLTGREKRRPREMSGGQQQRVALARALVNRPRALLLDEPLGALDLKLRQAMQIELKRIQREVGITFVYVTHDQGEALTMSDRIAVMKDGLVEQLAGPREIYERPASAFVAGFIGTSNLLTGVASGGVLEMGGGRVLVPEREGDVTLTVRPEKITISAEKPDGEVSVVPGTVNEVVYLGTYTSYAVNLAGGTEVMVFQQNAHDARNIAERGDAVWLSWQAQHSYALGS; encoded by the coding sequence ATGGCCGAGCTGAACGCGATCGAACTCGAAGGCGTCGTCAAGGAGTACGTCTCGCACGGCGAGGCGGTCCAGGCGGTGAAGGGTGTCACGCTGGACATCGCCGAGGGGGAGTTCTTCTCCCTCCTCGGCCCCTCCGGCTGCGGCAAGACCACCACCATGCGGATGATCGCCGGTTTCGAGGAGCCCACCCAGGGCGTGGTGCGGCTGCGCGGGCAGGACGTGACGAACGTCCCGCCGAACAAGCGCGACGTCAACATGGTCTTCCAGTCCTACGCCCTGTTCCCGCACATGAACGTGTGGGACAACGTGGCCTTCGGCCTCAGGCAGCGCAGGACGCCGCAGGAGGAGATCAAGCGGCGGGTCGGCGAGATGCTGGAGATCGTCGACCTGACCGGCCGGGAGAAGCGCCGGCCGCGCGAGATGTCGGGCGGTCAGCAGCAGCGGGTCGCGCTGGCCCGCGCCCTGGTCAACCGGCCGCGGGCGCTGCTGCTCGACGAGCCGCTCGGCGCGCTCGACCTGAAGCTGCGCCAGGCCATGCAGATCGAGCTGAAGCGGATCCAGCGCGAGGTCGGCATCACGTTCGTGTACGTGACGCACGACCAGGGCGAGGCACTGACGATGAGCGACCGCATCGCCGTCATGAAGGACGGTCTCGTGGAGCAGCTCGCCGGCCCGCGCGAGATCTACGAGCGTCCGGCCAGCGCCTTCGTCGCGGGCTTCATCGGCACCTCCAACCTCCTGACCGGCGTCGCGAGCGGCGGCGTGCTGGAGATGGGCGGCGGCCGGGTCCTGGTGCCGGAGCGGGAGGGCGACGTCACGCTGACCGTCCGCCCGGAGAAGATCACGATCTCCGCCGAGAAGCCGGACGGCGAGGTGAGCGTGGTGCCCGGGACCGTCAACGAGGTGGTCTACCTGGGGACCTACACCAGCTACGCCGTGAACCTGGCGGGCGGGACGGAGGTGATGGTGTTCCAGCAGAACGCGCACGACGCCAGGAACATCGCGGAGCGAGGCGACGCGGTGTGGCTGTCGTGGCAGGCGCAGCACTCCTACGCACTAGGAAGTTGA
- a CDS encoding gamma-aminobutyraldehyde dehydrogenase, giving the protein MTTRLQNFINGEFVDAKSGRFSDIIDPCTGEAYLEAPISGQEDVDAAYAAAAVAFESWGRTTPGERANLLLKVADAIDARADEINEAECLNTGKPRARMAEDETPVAADHFRFFAGAARTLEGPTAGEFLAGHTSVIRHEPIGVVGQVTPWNYPMMMAVWKIAPALAAGNTVVLKPSDTTPAATLKLAEILGEVLPAGVFNVVTGDRETGALVVGHPTAAMVAITGSVGAGMSVARTAAEDLKRVHLELGGKAPVVVFEDVKDLGKAAADIAVAGYYNAGQDCTAACRVLVHESVHDEFVAALTEAAAATVTGDLSDEDALYGPLNNANQLAKVQGFVERVPSHAKVLTGGHRVGDKGYFFAPTVVDGLRQDDEMVQNEVFGPVITVQTFSDEADALAKANDVQYGLSSSVWTSDHGRAMRMSNRLDFGVVWVNTHIPFVSEMPHGGFKHSGYGKDLSVFGLHDYTRVKHVMHYIGE; this is encoded by the coding sequence TTGACCACCCGTCTGCAGAACTTCATCAACGGTGAGTTCGTGGACGCCAAGAGCGGCCGATTCTCCGACATCATCGATCCCTGCACCGGCGAGGCCTACCTTGAGGCCCCGATCTCCGGCCAGGAGGATGTCGACGCTGCCTACGCCGCCGCGGCTGTCGCGTTCGAGTCATGGGGCCGGACCACCCCCGGGGAGCGGGCCAACCTGCTGCTCAAGGTCGCCGACGCGATCGACGCGCGGGCCGACGAGATCAACGAGGCGGAGTGCCTGAACACCGGCAAGCCGCGCGCCCGCATGGCCGAGGACGAGACCCCGGTGGCCGCCGACCACTTCCGCTTCTTCGCCGGCGCCGCGCGCACGCTGGAGGGCCCGACGGCCGGAGAGTTCCTGGCCGGGCACACCAGCGTCATCAGGCACGAGCCGATCGGCGTGGTCGGGCAGGTCACGCCGTGGAACTACCCGATGATGATGGCCGTGTGGAAGATCGCCCCGGCGCTGGCCGCGGGCAACACGGTCGTGCTCAAGCCCTCCGACACCACGCCGGCCGCCACGCTCAAGCTCGCCGAGATTCTCGGCGAGGTGCTGCCCGCCGGGGTCTTCAACGTCGTCACCGGTGACCGCGAGACCGGCGCGCTCGTGGTCGGCCACCCGACGGCCGCCATGGTCGCCATCACCGGTTCGGTCGGCGCGGGCATGTCGGTGGCCAGGACCGCCGCCGAGGATCTCAAGCGGGTCCACCTGGAGCTGGGCGGCAAGGCGCCCGTCGTGGTCTTCGAGGACGTCAAGGACCTCGGCAAGGCCGCGGCCGACATCGCCGTCGCCGGCTACTACAACGCGGGCCAGGACTGCACCGCGGCCTGCCGGGTGCTGGTCCACGAGAGCGTGCACGACGAGTTCGTGGCCGCGCTCACCGAGGCCGCGGCGGCCACCGTCACGGGCGACCTGTCCGACGAGGACGCCCTGTACGGCCCGCTCAACAACGCCAACCAGCTCGCCAAGGTCCAGGGCTTCGTCGAGCGGGTCCCCTCGCACGCCAAGGTCCTCACCGGCGGCCACCGGGTCGGCGACAAGGGCTACTTCTTCGCCCCGACCGTCGTCGACGGGCTCCGCCAGGACGACGAGATGGTGCAGAACGAGGTCTTCGGCCCGGTCATCACCGTCCAGACCTTCTCCGACGAGGCCGACGCGCTGGCCAAGGCCAACGACGTCCAGTACGGCCTGAGCAGCTCGGTGTGGACCTCCGACCACGGCCGCGCCATGCGGATGTCCAACCGGCTCGACTTCGGCGTCGTCTGGGTCAACACTCACATCCCGTTCGTCTCGGAGATGCCGCACGGCGGCTTCAAACACTCCGGCTACGGCAAGGACCTGTCGGTGTTCGGGCTGCATGACTACACCCGCGTCAAGCACGTCATGCACTACATCGGCGAATAA
- a CDS encoding Lrp/AsnC family transcriptional regulator yields the protein MTTPPRVRRTNAATPGPFVLDDLSKQIIEQLQADGRMPYAAIGKAVGLSEAAVRQRVQRLQEAGVMQIVAVTDPLTLGFPRQAMIGVNCEGDLDTVADELAAIEEIDYVVLTAGSFDLIVEVVCEGDGHLLEILSKIRAIPSVRTTESFVYLKLRKQTYSWGTR from the coding sequence ATGACGACGCCGCCGCGCGTGCGCCGCACCAACGCCGCAACGCCCGGGCCATTCGTGCTCGACGATTTGTCCAAGCAGATCATCGAGCAGCTCCAGGCCGACGGGCGCATGCCGTACGCGGCGATCGGCAAGGCGGTCGGCCTGTCGGAGGCCGCGGTGCGCCAGCGCGTCCAGCGCCTGCAGGAGGCGGGGGTCATGCAGATCGTCGCGGTGACGGACCCGCTGACGCTGGGCTTCCCGCGCCAGGCGATGATCGGCGTCAACTGCGAGGGCGATCTCGACACGGTGGCCGACGAGCTGGCCGCGATCGAGGAGATCGACTATGTGGTGCTCACGGCGGGCTCTTTCGACCTGATCGTCGAGGTGGTCTGCGAGGGGGACGGCCATCTTTTGGAAATTTTGAGCAAAATTCGCGCCATCCCGTCGGTGCGGACCACCGAGTCCTTCGTCTATCTCAAGTTGCGCAAGCAGACCTACTCCTGGGGCACCCGCTGA
- a CDS encoding cyclase family protein, with amino-acid sequence MELVDLSVPIATGMPVYPGDPEVTLAAALTVARDGVNVLSVHLGSQSGTHVDAPFHIDDALPTLEELPLERFTGPAVVVDRRGLRPRSPIGPEAFAAVPAGMIVLVATGWSAHWGSQAYLEHPYLTEEAATLLVERGVRTVGIDALSVDPTPAEELPAHRVLCGAHAVIAENLTGLDRLVAAQEEGRAVEVSMLPLRLGAADGAPVRAVARLGQRVPQE; translated from the coding sequence ATGGAACTCGTCGATCTGTCCGTGCCGATCGCCACCGGGATGCCGGTCTATCCCGGCGACCCGGAGGTGACCCTCGCCGCGGCGCTCACCGTGGCCCGCGACGGCGTCAACGTGCTGTCGGTACACCTGGGCTCCCAATCGGGCACGCACGTGGACGCGCCGTTCCACATCGACGACGCGCTGCCCACGCTGGAGGAACTGCCGCTGGAGCGCTTCACCGGACCGGCCGTCGTCGTCGACCGCCGCGGGCTGAGGCCGCGCTCACCCATCGGGCCGGAGGCGTTCGCGGCGGTCCCGGCCGGGATGATCGTGCTGGTGGCGACCGGCTGGTCGGCGCACTGGGGGAGCCAGGCGTACCTGGAGCACCCGTACCTGACCGAGGAGGCCGCCACGCTCCTGGTGGAGCGGGGCGTCAGGACGGTGGGGATCGACGCGCTGAGCGTCGACCCCACCCCGGCGGAGGAGCTTCCCGCGCACCGCGTGCTGTGCGGCGCGCACGCCGTCATCGCCGAGAACCTCACGGGGCTCGACCGGCTGGTCGCCGCGCAGGAGGAGGGACGGGCGGTGGAGGTGTCGATGCTGCCGCTCCGGCTGGGGGCGGCGGACGGGGCGCCCGTCAGAGCCGTCGCGCGGCTCGGTCAGCGGGTGCCCCAGGAGTAG
- a CDS encoding purine-cytosine permease family protein: MTSAPITEIETYGVERIPDADRTARPFDLFRVAFGGANTFATCVLGSFPILFGLSFWQGLAATGLGLVVGALILAPLSLFGPLNGTNNAVSSSAHLGVHGRIVGSFLALLTAVAFFSISVWSSGDALVGGAHRLVGLPESDVAYAAAYAIFAGLVLVVCVYGFRFMLFVNKIAVVAASLLFVLGAFAFAGDFDPSYAGALSPGDPLFWPSFIGAALIVLSNPVSFGAFLGDWSRYIPAGTPRRKVLAAAFLSQIATILPFFFGLATASIIAARAAQYVDPAAPNYVGGLLAIAPTWYFVPVCLIALIGGMSTGTTSLYGTGLDFSSVFPRFSRVRATVFIGTLAIAFIFVGRFAANLTQSISTFATLIITCTAPWMVIMMLGYVTRRGWYDPDALQVFNRRQRGGRYWFAHGWNWRGMTAWLASAGLALMFVNLPGQFVGPLGDLAGGVDVSLPVGLAVAALLYLALLAIFPEPREVYGPAGPRLVRTADTPVPPIVDAAAEPAV; the protein is encoded by the coding sequence ATGACCAGTGCCCCCATCACCGAGATCGAGACCTACGGCGTCGAGCGCATCCCCGACGCCGACCGCACCGCCCGGCCGTTCGACCTGTTCAGGGTGGCCTTCGGCGGTGCGAACACCTTCGCCACCTGCGTGCTCGGCTCCTTCCCCATCCTGTTCGGGCTGTCGTTCTGGCAGGGCCTGGCCGCCACCGGGCTCGGCCTGGTGGTGGGCGCGCTGATCCTCGCGCCGCTGTCCCTGTTCGGCCCGCTGAACGGCACCAACAACGCCGTCTCCTCCTCCGCTCACCTGGGCGTGCACGGCAGGATCGTGGGCTCGTTCCTGGCGCTGCTGACCGCCGTCGCGTTCTTCTCCATCTCCGTGTGGTCGTCGGGCGACGCGCTCGTCGGCGGCGCGCACCGGCTGGTCGGCCTGCCGGAGTCCGACGTCGCCTACGCCGCCGCCTACGCGATCTTCGCGGGCCTGGTGCTGGTCGTGTGCGTGTACGGGTTCCGCTTCATGCTGTTCGTCAACAAGATCGCGGTCGTGGCGGCGTCGCTGCTGTTCGTCCTGGGGGCGTTCGCCTTCGCCGGGGACTTCGACCCGTCCTACGCGGGCGCGCTGTCGCCGGGAGACCCGCTGTTCTGGCCGTCGTTCATCGGCGCGGCGCTGATCGTGCTGTCGAACCCGGTGTCGTTCGGCGCCTTCCTCGGCGACTGGTCCCGCTACATCCCCGCCGGCACGCCGCGGCGCAAGGTGCTGGCGGCCGCCTTCCTGTCGCAGATCGCCACCATCCTGCCGTTCTTCTTCGGCCTGGCCACGGCCTCGATCATCGCCGCCAGGGCCGCCCAGTACGTGGACCCCGCCGCGCCCAACTACGTCGGCGGCCTGCTGGCCATCGCCCCCACCTGGTACTTCGTGCCCGTGTGCCTGATCGCGCTGATCGGCGGCATGTCCACCGGCACGACCTCCCTCTACGGCACCGGGCTGGACTTCTCCAGCGTCTTCCCGCGCTTCTCCCGGGTGCGGGCCACGGTGTTCATCGGCACGCTGGCGATCGCGTTCATCTTCGTCGGCCGCTTCGCCGCCAACCTGACGCAGAGCATCTCGACGTTCGCCACGCTGATCATCACCTGCACCGCCCCCTGGATGGTGATCATGATGCTCGGCTACGTGACCCGCAGGGGCTGGTACGACCCGGACGCGCTGCAGGTGTTCAACCGGCGTCAGCGCGGCGGCCGCTACTGGTTCGCCCACGGCTGGAACTGGCGCGGCATGACCGCCTGGCTCGCCTCGGCGGGCCTGGCGCTGATGTTCGTCAACCTGCCGGGCCAGTTCGTCGGCCCGCTCGGCGACCTGGCCGGCGGGGTGGACGTGTCGCTGCCGGTCGGACTGGCCGTGGCCGCGCTGCTCTACCTGGCGCTGCTGGCGATCTTCCCGGAGCCGCGCGAGGTGTACGGCCCGGCGGGGCCGCGGCTGGTGCGCACCGCGGACACCCCGGTCCCGCCCATCGTGGACGCGGCGGCCGAGCCGGCCGTGTGA
- the speB gene encoding agmatinase encodes MNRGPVDSAQVPRFAGPATFARLPRLDEVGRADVAVVGVPFDSGVSYRPGARFGPAAVREASRLLRPYHPGLDVSPFERVQVADAGDIAANPFDIAQAIESIEEAADAIDARLVTIGGDHTIALPLLRSVARRHGPVAVLHFDAHLDTWDTYFGAEYTHGTPFRRAVEEGVVDTEALSHVGIRGPLYGRKDLEEDRRLGFGILTAADVLYRGVREVTDVLRRRVGDRPLYVSIDIDVLDPAHAPGTGTPEAGGLTSRELLEILRGLAGCRIVGADVVEVAPAYDHADITSIAASHVAYDLVSLLALSQTPSDQSREMS; translated from the coding sequence ATGAACAGAGGTCCCGTCGACTCCGCACAGGTCCCCCGCTTCGCCGGTCCCGCCACCTTCGCCCGCCTGCCCCGCCTGGACGAGGTCGGCCGGGCGGACGTGGCCGTCGTGGGAGTGCCGTTCGACAGCGGCGTGTCCTACCGGCCGGGCGCGAGGTTCGGGCCCGCGGCCGTCCGTGAGGCGTCCCGGCTGCTGCGGCCGTACCATCCGGGGCTGGACGTCAGCCCGTTCGAGCGCGTCCAGGTCGCGGACGCGGGCGACATCGCGGCCAACCCGTTCGACATCGCCCAGGCGATCGAGAGCATCGAGGAGGCGGCGGACGCGATCGACGCCCGCCTGGTCACCATCGGCGGCGACCACACGATCGCGCTGCCGCTGCTCCGGTCGGTCGCCAGGCGGCACGGCCCGGTGGCGGTGCTGCACTTCGACGCCCACCTCGACACCTGGGACACCTACTTCGGCGCCGAGTACACCCACGGCACCCCGTTCCGGCGTGCCGTCGAGGAGGGCGTCGTCGACACCGAGGCGCTCAGCCACGTCGGCATCCGCGGCCCCCTGTACGGACGCAAGGACCTGGAGGAGGACCGCCGGCTCGGGTTCGGCATCCTCACCGCGGCCGACGTCCTGTACCGCGGCGTGCGGGAGGTGACCGACGTGCTGCGGCGGCGCGTCGGCGACCGGCCGCTGTACGTGTCGATCGACATCGACGTGCTGGACCCGGCGCACGCCCCCGGCACCGGCACCCCCGAGGCGGGCGGCCTGACCAGCCGCGAGCTGCTGGAGATCCTGCGCGGCCTGGCCGGGTGCCGCATCGTCGGCGCCGACGTGGTGGAGGTCGCCCCCGCCTACGACCACGCCGACATCACCTCGATCGCGGCCTCCCATGTCGCCTACGACCTCGTCAGCCTGCTCGCCCTGTCGCAGACACCGTCAGACCAGTCGCGGGAGATGTCATGA
- a CDS encoding PucR family transcriptional regulator, protein MADHKVTVEDLLRSPALQLRLLAGEAGLGRSVSWAHVSELDDPTPWLLGAEVIMTTGIGVPRSAARQRAYLERLDDAGVSALALSAHLHTPPLHPAFFAAAEERGMPVLEVPLAVPFIAIAQEVAAAVQEDARHRLGAQLQVFGALRWLAAEALDAATLFKRLERLSGYAVYLCTPQGRPLLPGVPVPPSPDVLPSEPDAPPTVPGGFVLAVPAPGGPAGFLVAFEREGARPAGLAVVQHIATVAALQVAMARHERETLRREGAETLAELLQDVLDPPAARRRLARHGLPLDAGTVLLVVRDVADDALRRALDDHPHLVLRRGDGHYVLGGPALAPAVAAVPGVAAGMSRPFPPGESMRVAQREAVWAATRAAESGRAMVHYGDDTTGRWLPDDPAVLAALVRAVLGEVLAYDEAHDSHLLTSARTWMERDRRTDDAATALHIHPNTLAYRLRRFAALTGRDLSSSAAFAEVWLAIQAARSLGLHDQ, encoded by the coding sequence GTGGCTGACCACAAGGTGACGGTCGAGGACCTCCTGCGTTCCCCTGCCCTGCAGCTGCGCCTGCTGGCCGGGGAGGCGGGGCTCGGGCGGTCGGTGTCCTGGGCGCACGTGAGCGAGCTGGACGACCCGACCCCGTGGCTGCTCGGGGCCGAGGTGATCATGACGACGGGCATCGGCGTGCCGCGCTCCGCCGCCCGGCAGCGCGCCTACCTCGAACGGCTGGACGACGCCGGGGTGTCGGCTCTCGCGCTGTCCGCGCACCTGCACACGCCGCCGCTGCACCCGGCCTTCTTCGCCGCAGCCGAGGAGCGCGGCATGCCGGTGCTGGAGGTGCCGCTGGCTGTGCCGTTCATCGCCATCGCGCAGGAGGTCGCCGCGGCGGTGCAGGAGGACGCCCGGCACCGGCTGGGCGCGCAGTTGCAGGTGTTCGGCGCGCTGCGGTGGCTGGCGGCCGAGGCGCTCGACGCGGCCACGCTGTTCAAGCGGCTGGAGCGGCTGTCGGGCTACGCGGTCTACCTGTGCACGCCCCAGGGGCGTCCGCTGCTGCCCGGTGTGCCGGTGCCGCCCTCGCCGGACGTGCTGCCGTCGGAGCCGGACGCGCCGCCGACCGTCCCCGGCGGGTTCGTCCTGGCGGTGCCGGCGCCGGGCGGGCCGGCCGGTTTCCTGGTGGCGTTCGAGCGGGAGGGCGCCCGCCCGGCGGGGCTGGCCGTGGTGCAGCACATCGCCACCGTGGCCGCCCTACAGGTCGCCATGGCCCGCCACGAGCGCGAGACGCTCCGCCGCGAGGGCGCCGAGACGCTGGCCGAACTCCTCCAGGACGTCCTCGACCCGCCCGCCGCCCGCCGCCGCCTGGCCCGGCACGGCCTCCCGCTCGACGCGGGCACCGTGCTGCTGGTGGTGCGCGACGTCGCGGACGACGCCCTGCGCCGGGCCCTGGACGACCACCCGCACCTCGTGCTGCGCCGCGGCGACGGCCACTACGTGCTGGGCGGCCCAGCGCTGGCCCCGGCCGTCGCCGCCGTGCCGGGAGTGGCAGCGGGGATGAGCCGCCCCTTCCCGCCGGGCGAGTCGATGCGGGTCGCCCAGCGCGAGGCCGTCTGGGCGGCGACCCGGGCCGCGGAGTCAGGCCGGGCGATGGTGCACTACGGCGACGACACCACCGGCCGCTGGCTGCCCGACGATCCGGCCGTCCTCGCGGCCCTGGTGCGCGCCGTGCTCGGCGAGGTGCTGGCCTACGACGAGGCCCACGACTCGCACCTGCTCACCTCGGCCCGCACCTGGATGGAACGCGACCGCCGCACGGACGACGCGGCGACGGCCCTGCACATCCACCCCAACACGCTGGCCTACCGGCTGCGCCGCTTCGCCGCCCTCACGGGCCGCGACCTGTCGTCGAGCGCCGCCTTCGCCGAGGTCTGGCTGGCCATCCAGGCCGCCCGCAGCCTCGGCCTCCACGACCAGTGA